A single Leptospira barantonii DNA region contains:
- a CDS encoding rhomboid family intramembrane serine protease, with protein MITIIICLVTFGMSIWCFSSEEKLGKFILTPYRLERNKNYYTLLTSGFIHADWMHLIFNMVSFYSFGRNLEITVGPIKYILFYLGTILITSVISWRKNLDNPLYATLGASGGVCGVLFATILFYPNMSLYMMFIPIPIPGAIYAVLYLAYTYFSSRSGAADGINHDAHLWGALCGIAFALLMDPEILGRVLRNMSGAGD; from the coding sequence TTGATAACGATCATCATCTGTCTCGTCACGTTCGGTATGAGTATCTGGTGTTTTTCATCCGAAGAAAAACTCGGCAAGTTCATTCTTACTCCGTATCGTTTGGAAAGAAATAAGAACTATTACACTCTTCTTACGTCCGGTTTTATTCACGCGGATTGGATGCATCTTATCTTCAACATGGTTTCGTTTTATTCTTTCGGTAGAAATTTGGAAATCACCGTGGGTCCGATCAAATATATTCTTTTTTATCTGGGAACGATTCTGATCACCAGCGTCATTTCCTGGAGAAAAAATTTGGACAATCCTCTTTACGCCACGTTAGGCGCTTCCGGCGGAGTCTGCGGCGTATTGTTTGCGACCATTCTTTTTTATCCGAACATGTCCTTGTATATGATGTTTATACCGATTCCGATTCCCGGCGCGATCTACGCGGTTTTGTATCTTGCGTATACTTATTTCTCCTCGAGAAGCGGAGCCGCGGACGGAATCAATCACGACGCGCATCTTTGGGGTGCGTTATGCGGAATCGCCTTCGCACTTTTGATGGACCCGGAAATTTTGGGAAGAGTTCTCAGGAATATGTCCGGCGCCGGAGATTGA
- the cutA gene encoding divalent-cation tolerance protein CutA has product MSSSNEIIVFTTLSDRDLAEIQISEMLQEGIIISGTIFPEVTLMYQWDGKIAMDTENKIMIKARSDQYPKIEEYIMKHHPYLAPEVIKLDVSFGSDNYRKFIKTKIEKAG; this is encoded by the coding sequence ATGTCCAGTTCAAACGAGATTATCGTATTTACAACTCTGAGCGATCGGGATCTTGCCGAAATTCAGATTTCCGAGATGCTTCAGGAAGGAATTATCATTTCGGGAACGATTTTTCCCGAGGTTACCCTGATGTATCAGTGGGATGGAAAGATCGCGATGGATACCGAAAATAAAATCATGATCAAAGCCCGATCCGATCAGTATCCGAAAATCGAGGAATACATCATGAAACATCATCCGTATCTCGCGCCCGAGGTGATTAAGCTAGACGTAAGTTTCGGTTCGGATAATTACCGTAAGTTTATCAAAACTAAAATCGAAAAAGCGGGATAA